A single genomic interval of Amycolatopsis albispora harbors:
- a CDS encoding DUF5313 family protein: MGSIRRRRPNPFLWLYYQYGGRLSNAYRAWVLHDSACRTWLLRVVLCALVHLAPVMAGLALFLRAVLGGPWALVLGSLLLGVLVYLRFVLTLAQDSTDSRLTRYGYPAGYGTAIRAQAEQERDTRR, translated from the coding sequence GTGGGCAGTATCAGGAGGCGACGACCGAATCCGTTCCTGTGGCTGTACTACCAGTACGGTGGGAGGCTGTCGAACGCCTACCGGGCGTGGGTGCTGCATGACAGCGCCTGCCGCACCTGGTTGCTGCGGGTCGTGCTGTGCGCGCTGGTGCACCTGGCGCCGGTCATGGCCGGGCTTGCGTTGTTCCTGCGTGCCGTGCTGGGCGGGCCGTGGGCCCTCGTGCTCGGCTCGCTCCTGCTCGGCGTGCTGGTCTACCTGCGTTTTGTGCTGACGCTCGCCCAGGACAGCACCGATTCCCGGTTGACCCGCTACGGCTATCCCGCCGGCTACGGCACCGCGATACGCGCCCAGGCGGAACAGGAACGCGACACCAGGCGCTGA